CATCCACAACATCATAGGTATCCAGTACCCATTGGTTTGGACTGCGAGAGAGATTGGCACCACAGTAGTCGCACTCGCTAACTGCAGAGATTTTCAATGGGGCGCCACAGTTTGGACAGTGGTCGCTCACAACTTGGTCTGTATTGACTGCTTGCGTTTGGCTACCGTGTTGGCGGATAAAGTTCAATTGATACACGGTGAAGAGATCTTTTTTAGGGTCTCCTTCAAGGACACGGCGAGTCTCATCGTCAATGACATAGTCTCGTAAAATTGATGATAGAATCACCACTAAGGTATCGTTTCCGTCAGGATTTTCAATAAACTCCTTGATGCGAACATTTTCGATACAAACTTTCTCTAAAACATTAGTTGTTTTAGCACGAATATGGTCTTCGAGTTGGGCACTGTGTTGGGAGTAGAGACTGGTACTTTCCAAAGCGCGGACAGAGTTCCAATTTTTCTCAGTCCAGGCAACCTGCAATTTAAGGTAGACTTCCTTAACCCAAGATGTGAAAGCTTCCGCGTCAAAGTTTGGATCTCCGTATTTCACAAGACTAATGGCCCGTGTGTTGTGTTCAACTCGACGATGGAGCGTTTGAGAATCATTACTAGTGTCTGTTGAACTTGAATCTCCAGACTTATTCTGCAAGGATTTGACGATAACAACTAGTATGATTCCTCCGACTAATATGAACATAAATCCTAGATAGGGAGAGCTAGCAGAACTGTCAGAAGATGACCCATATCCAGAGCGGTAGTAGTGGTAGGATGAGCCACCAGAACGACTTCCACCTCCACTTGAGCGGCTGCTACTTCTGGAGCTACTGCGGCTACTCCCTCCACTTCTGGAATGTCCGACACCCGCATCAACGATTTGAGGCACGGATAGAAAAACAAGTAATAAACAGGTCATTAAAAGAGCGTAAAACTTTTTCATGTGTCTCCTAACTATATGATTGAACAGGTAGTTTCTCTCTTGCTGAGTAGACTATTGGGTGACTAGTAGCGAATTACTCACTTTCTTTCAACTTGGCCAATTCCTGCGCAAGCAGTTTAAGGGCAACTTGTGGGTTGGCTTGGCCTTTAGTTGCCTTCATAAGGAATCCTGTGAAGGCCTTGTCTGCGTTGCGTTTGCCTGACTTGAAGTCGGCAACGGCAGCTTCGTTATCGGCAAAGACTTGATGGATGATTGGAATCAAGATGTCTGGATCAGAGATTTGCACCAAGCCTGCTTTTTCCACGTATTCACGCGCGCCACCGCCATTTTTAGCCAGGTGGACAAAGACTTTCTTGGCAATCTTAGAAGAGATCGTGCCGTCTTCGATGATGGAAATCATTTCTACCAAGTTTTCTGGTGTTAATTCGATTTGTTCCAGTGTTTTACCTTCGGCGTTCAAGAACTGAGCGACTTCACCTTGGAGCCAGTTAGAGACTTGTTTGGCATCGCCACCGAGGGCAACAGCTTTTTCAAAGAAGTCAGAAGTGACTTTGTTTGCCGTCAACTGGCTGGCATCGTAGTCTGACAAGCCAAGGTCAGATACGTAGCGCGCACGGCGTTCTTTTGGAAACTCTGGCAATTCTGTACGCATTTCCTCAATCCACTCATCAGAGATTTCAAAGAGTGGTAGGTCTGGTTCTGGGAAGTAGCGGTAGTCAGCAGCGCCTTCCTTAACACGCATGAGGATGGTTGCCTTGTTAGCTTCATCGTAACGGCGTGTTTCTTGGCGGATTTGACCACCTGAGCGAAGGATTTCAGCTTGGCGTTGGACTTCGTATTCAAGACCCTTACGAACGTTTGAGAAGGAGTTGAGGTTCTTCAACTCAGTCTTGGTACCGAATTTTTCTTGACCATAAGGACGAAGGGAAATGTTGGCATCCACACGCATCGAACCTTCTTCCATCTTAACGTCAGAAATTCCAGCATACTGGATAACTTCCTTAAGAGCTGTCAGGTAAGCGTAGGCTTCTTCTGGGGAACGCATGTCGGCTTCAGATACAATCTCAATCAATGGTACTCCTTGGCGGTTGAGGTCTACATAGGAGTAGCCATCTGTACCGTGGGTGTTTTTACCAGCGTCTTCTTCTAAGTGGGCGCGTTCGATACCGATTTTCTTAGTCGTACCATCTTCTAGTTCCACTTCGATCCAGCCGTTATAACCGATTGGCTCATCAAACTGAGAAATTTGGTAGGCTTTTGGATTATCAGGGTAGAAGTAGTTCTTGCGGTCAAAGTGCATCTTTTTGTGGATGTCCATGTTGAGAGCAAGAGCAGCTTTGATACCAGCATCGACAACCCCTTTATTGAGAACTGGCAGAACTCCTGGGAAAGACCAGTCAATCACGTTAGTGTTGGCGTTTTGGTCATTTCCAAAGTGGGCAGATGTAGGTGAGAAGATTTTTGAATTGGTGTTGAGCTCTACGTGGACTTCAAGTCCAATGACTGTTTCAAAGTTCATTAGTTGTCACCTCCAAAAATCACGGGTTGTTGTTTGTGGTAGTCTGTTGTTGCTTCAAAAGCAGCAGCAGCTTGGTAAATGGTTTCCTCAGAGTATTTAGGACCGATCAATTGGAGACCGACTGGTAGACCTTGAGCAAATCCAGCAGGAATCGAAATTCCTGGGAGACCTGCTAAGTTGACTGGGATGGTCAAAAGGTCAGCTAAGTACATGGCAACTGGATCGTGGTTGAGTGAATCCAAGTCATAGGCAACGCTTGGAGCAGTTGGTCCTAGGATTAAATCGTAATCCGCAAAGACTTTTTCGAAATCTTGGATGATGAGGGTACGGACCTGACCAGCTTTCTTGTAGTAGGCATCATAGTAACCTGATGAAAGGCTGAAAGTACCTAGCATGATACGGCGTTTCACCTCTTCACCGAAACCTTGGCTACGGCTGTTTACATAGATTTCATCAAGGTTGCTTGCATCATCTGCGCGGTAGCCGTAACGGATACCGTCAAAGCGTTGCAAGTTTGATGAGGCTTCTGATGAAGCGATGATGTAGTAAACGGCAACACCGTATTTAGAGTGAGGAAGGCTGACTTCTTCGACGATAGCACCAAGTTTTTCAAAGTGTTTGGCTGCATTTAGAATGGTTTCCTTAACATCTGGGTCAATCCCTTCACCAAGGTATTCCTTAGGCAAAGCAATTTTCATTCCCTTGATGTCTTGCCCGATTTTTGAAGTAAAGTCAGCGATGCGGACAGGAGCAGAAGTAGAGTCCTTGGAGTCTTCGCTGGCAATCGCATTAAGCAAGAGAGCATTTTCTTTAACAGTTGGTGCAAAAGGTCCAATCTGGTCTAATGAGCTACCGAAGGCAATGAGACCGAAACGAGAAACCGTTCCGTAGGTTGGTTTGAGACCAACAATCCCGTTGAAGGCGGCAGGTTGGCGGATGGAACCACCAGTATCAGAACCAAGTGACAAGCGGACTTGCCCAGAAGCTACAGCTGCGGCAGAACCGCTTGATGAACCACCAGGAACCTTGCTGTGGTCCCAAGCATTTTTAGTGGCACCGTAGTAAGAAGTTTCACCGGATCCACCCATGGCAAACTCGTCCATGTTAGTTTTTCCAACAACAATCATACCCTTAGCTTTGGCATTGGAAACGGCTGTCGCATCAAAGATAGGCTCGTAGTTGTAGAGCATTTTTGAGGCAGCAGTTGTAAGGAGACCATCTGTAGAAATGTTATCCTTAACAGCTAGGGGAATACCAGAAAGAACATTGTCCGCATCGATTCCAGCTTCATCAATAGCTTTAGCTTGTGCAAGGGCTTGCTCTTCAGCGATAGTGACAAAAGCGTTGATAGCTGTCTCGCGAGACTTGATATCTTCAAGCGTGGCTTGTGTCAATTCAGTTGCAGAAATTTCCTTAGAGATAAGGAGGTTGTGCAAGTCTTCAATCGTTTTGTTATTAAAAGTCATTAGGCATCTCCTCCATCATCTAGGATAGCTGGTACCTTGATATAGTAGTTTTCTTTTTCAGGTACGTTTTTAAACAAGCGGTCACGGTCTGTTCCTTCTTCGGCCACATCAGGGCGGAGTACGGTCTTGCGGTCAGCCATGGTTGTAGTAGGTGCGACACCAGTTGTGTCGACTTCGCCCAGCAATTCAACCATGTCAACAATTTTAGACAAGGTTGTCGCAAAGGCAGCAGTTTCTTCTTCAGAGAATTTTAATTTTGAAAGATTGGCAACGTGTGTTACCTCTTCTTGCGTAATTTTCATCTTGCATCCTTTCGTGAAATGATGATTTTTAGTCTGTTCTATTTTACCATATTTTCCTATAAATAAGGGAGCCAAACTGAAAAGAAATAGAAATTGAAAAATCGCTTCTAATTCGCTATAATGGTTAAACTAGAGAATAGAAAAAATAAGAGTTAGGATAGAAATATGTTCCATCAATTTATCACCAGATCTCAAACGGTTCCTCCTCCTATTCCACTCTTTTGGTATGGGGCTATGATGCTTCTTTTAGTGCTTTGTATTTATGGAGCACTTGCTTATCACAAAAATCCGAAATTTGTCCGCTTGTTTAAGTGGATTCAGATTCTCCAGTTGCTAGCCCTATATAGTTGGTATGTTGGTTTTGGAATTCCATTTTCTAATAGCCTTCCATTTTACCATTGCCGTTTGGCTATGTTTGCGGTGGTTTTCTTGCCTGATAAATGGCGGAGCAAGCAATATTTTGCCTTCTTAGGAGCAAGTGGAGCGGTCTTTGCTTTGGTTTACCCCGTTTTTGACCCCTATGATTTTCCCCATATTACTAGTTTTTCATTTTTGATTGGGCACTATGCCCTTTTGGTGAATTCCTTGGTTTACTTGATGAATCACTATGACAAGAGTCTGCTCAAGAAATATATGATTGTAGCCTATACTTTTATCCTCAACCTCTTTCTAGTTTGGGTTAATCAGGTGACGGGTGGAAATTATGGTCTCTTAAGAGATACACCGTTTATCTCGAATGCTCCTCTATGGCTAAAGTACCTCCTTGTGTCGGCCATCCTTTCACTGGCTCTTGTTCTCTTTGATATCTTGTTCAAGAAACGGTGGGAAAATAGAAATCAGGTAAAATCAGTACTCTAGCTTACTTTTTCATCAGACGAGCAATTGAAAAACTCCCCAAAATCCGCTATAATGGAGAGTTGAAAGGAATAGTACAATCCAATGTAAACATCATTCTTAGCAACTGAAACAACTAAAAATAGAAATCAAAGAAAGAGAACTTATGACTATTCAAGAAGAAATCAAGAAACGCCGTACCTTTGCCATCATCTCCCACCCGGACGCGGGTAAGACAACCATTACAGAGCAATTACTCTATTTTGGGGGCGAGATTCGTGAGGCTGGTACGGTTAAAGGAAAGAAAACAGGGACTTTTGCCAAGTCTGACTGGATGGATATCGAGAAACAACGTGGGATTTCGGTCACGTCATCTGTTATGCAGTTTGACTACGATGGCAAGCGCGTCAATATCCTCGACACACCAGGGCACGAGGACTTCTCAGAAGATACCTATCGGACCTTGATGGCGGTGGATGCTGCGGTCATGGTCGTGGACTCTGCCAAGGGTATCGAGGCCCAAACCAAGAAATTGTTTGAGGTTGTGAAGCACCGTGGCATCCCAGTCTTTACTTTTATGAACAAGCTAGACCGTGATGGCCGTGAACCACTAGATCTCTTGCAAGAACTAGAAGAAGTCCTAGGTATTGCAAGTTATCCAATGAACTGGCCAATCGGGATGGGGAAAGCTTTTGAGGGCTTGTATGACCTCTATAACCAACGTTTAGAGCTCTATAAAGGGGATGAGCGTTTTGCTAGTCTAGAAGAAGGTGACCAGCTTTTTGGCAGCAATCCTTTCTACGCTCAGGTTAAGGACGACATCGAACTTTTGCAAGAAGCGGGAAATGAATTTTCAGAAGAAGCTATTTTAGCGGGTGAATTAACACCAGTCTTCTTTGGTTCAGCCCTCACTAACTTTGGGGTGCAGACCTTCCTTGAAACCTTCCTCAAGTTTGCTCCAGAACCACATGGACACAAGAAAACAGATGGCGAAATTGTGGATCCTTATGACAAGGATTTCTCAGGATTTGTCTTTAAAATCCAAGCCAACATGGACCCTCGTCACCGTGACCGCATTGCCTTTGTCCGTATCGTATCAGGTGAGTTTGAGCGAGGAATGAGTGTCAATCTGCCTCGTACTGGGAAGACTGCCAAACTATCTAATGTCACCCAGTTTATGGCTGAAAGTCGTGAGAATGTGACCAATGCCGTAGCAGGTGATATCATCGGGGTTTACGATACCGGTACTTATCAGGTTGGAGACACCTTGACGGTTGGAAAAAACAAGTTTGAATTTGAACCACTGCCAACCTTTACCCCTGAGATTTTCATGAAAGTTTCTGCCAAGAACGTCATGAAACAAAAATCCTTCCACAAGGGGATTGAGCAACTGGTGCAAGAGGGAGCCATTCAGCTTTATAAGAATTACCAAACTGGTGAGTACATGCTAGGAGCTGTCGGACAACTCCAGTTTGAAGTCTTTAAGCACCGCATGGAAGGCGAATACAATGCGGAAGTAGTCATGAGCCCAATGGGTAAAAAGACTGTTCGTTGGATCAAGCCTGAGGACTTGGATGAACGGATGTCCTCAAGCCGCAATATCTTGGCCAAGGACCGTTTTGACCAGCCAGTCTTCCTCTTTGAAAATGACTTTGCCCTTCGCTGGTTTGCGGACAAGTATCCAGACGTAGAGTTGGAGGAAAAGATGTAACTCAGCACCAACAATTGGAACTAAAGTTCCTAATTGTTGGACGCTAGTCGCTATTTGGCGAACTAGCTAACTGCCTCACTAACTACGTTTGGCAAATAGAATAGATTTGCCAAACTCCGTGTCGTAGTGTAAAATCGGCTTACCGAAACGCTTCACTGGGTAAAACCCACGAATGGTATCGATTCGTGGGTTTTGCCGTCGTAACATAAAGGAAGCGAACTAGCTAACTGCCTTACTAACTACGTTTGGCAAATAGAATCGATTTGCCAAACTCCGTGTCGTAGTGTAAAATCGGCTTACCTAAACGCTTCACTAGGAAAAATCCACGAATATTATCGATTCGTGGATTTTTCCGTCGTAACCACGTTTTATAAATGAAATCGATTTGTAAAACTCAGTGTCGTAGATTACGGCTATTAATTAGTATGGAATTTTTTGTTGGAAAGGATAGAAAGTTACTTCAGCTACTGGCCTCATTGATTCATTTGTGAAACTGCCTTTAAATACTCTACTTCTAAAAGTCTGTGGATGCTATTGATTCATGGACTTTTTCTATATTCTGAATAAAAATCAATTCCCTGAGTGATTGGAATTAGTTACTCGATTTTTTAAGCATTTAGAAATGGTTATAAAGCAAATAAAATATATTAACAGAGCAAAAAATGAAGATTATATTGAAAAAACAGAATAGTTTTGAAATAAAGTTATTTTTGAAATCATTTTCTTTCTTCAGAGTAAGTTATAGATATTGAATTGTAGGTATATTTGGTATATAATAAGGAGATAGTTTTTATAGGTGAATAAATTCTTTTTCATATAGAGGGAAGTAACATGTTTTTTAGACGCCAGAAGGGTGAATATAGAGAAACAGACCGTGTAACTCGGTTCAAATTAATCAAATCAGGGAAGCATTGGCTACGGGCCTCGACTTCCCTTTTTGGCTTATTTAAGGTGATGCGTGGAAGTGCGGATACGAGCCAAGTAATGACCGAAATGGTTGAAAAGCAAGAAGGTCAGAAGTTGACTGGCTTGGATGTTTTGAAAGGGATAGCAGCTACGGGGACGATCTTAGGTGGTTTTGCTGCGACGCAAACGCGTGTTTATGCCAATGATGCAGTCGCTGTTGAAAAGACTGTCGAATCAAAAGATACCCTGGCGACGAGAGATTCAGTAGTGCTAGGGACGACACAGGATCATCAAGATGCTGCTAGCTTGTCTTTGTCTACCAGTCAAAGCCAGTCATTGTCAGAATTCAATTCGCAGAGCGCCAGTCAATCTGCCTCTACAAGTCAGTCTATCAGTGCCTCAAGCTCTTCTAGCGTGAGCCAGTCGATGAGCCAATCTGCTTCTACTAGTCAATCTTTGGCAAACAGTCAAAGTGTAACTGCTAGTTCAAGTGAATCCCTTGGAACACAAAATCAAGCGAATAGTAATCTGTCAGAGAGAGCTTCAGTTGGTGTTCAAAGTCAGTACCAAGCAAGTGAGTCAGCTCGGGAGACAGTGAAAGAATCACAACCTTCAAAAGAATTAAAAGCAGTTGATTTTTCTACAGAATCCTTGCCTCAAAGTCGGTCTGGTCGTGTAAAGAATGAAGGTGTGACGGCTGAATCGAGTTTCACAATGACTTCTGTAGCCTTGACAGAAAAGCAAAGTGAAGAAAAACGGAAGAAATTAGAGGCCTTGTCTGCTGAGATTGGGCAGTTTCTAGCTCAAGCTCAGGGACTTCCAAACTCGGATGAGGCAATTGCCAAGGCTAGTCTAGCTAAGAATGAGATAGCAGAGGCCTTGAAAGGGGAGGCTTCTAACCTTGCCACTATCCTACAAAAAGCTACAGAAGCTCGAAATAGCATTGCAAATGCTGTGTTACGTGCCAACTCTGGACTTCGTGACAGCAGAAACGGACAAGCTTTGACCAAAGCTTCAAATACCGCTAGCTTCAGAGCTGCTAGGGATACAGAGAAGCCAGAACTTCAGAAAATAACCGTTACAGGTGGCGCAATTCTAGAAGGACAAAAATTTAAAATTTATCGAGAAGAAAATTTTTCTGCGACCATTGAGTTTACTGATAACAGTGGTCGAATTGAACATGCAAAATTTGTTCCTACTGCTGTTCCCGCGGCCTATCCGGCTACTTCAACTGTTGTCTCATTCACTACGAGTAATGGTCAAAGTATCAGCATGATTGTTCCGACAAATAAACTAGCCAAAGATGGAAATGCTACAGCATCAAATCCTTTCACCGTTTCAATCACGGGTTCTGTTGGAAAAAATCAAGCAGTAAATAGTTTGTGGACTCGTTATGTTTTCACCTATGATCAGGAAGGTAATTTTAGCGGAAATACTACTGACGTAGGTCTTGTAAAAGATTTAACAGCCAACCCTGCCGCAATTCAATTTGAAGTCCATGCTCAGTCTGAAAAGTACGAACCAGCTATCAATGCTGAGGTGAATCGAAACTTTACTCTAACGGCCAATTCAGGGACTGTTTCTGTTGGTGAAGCCAGTCAGTACATCACGAATGCTACAGGGACGCCAGAATTACCTACTACAGGAATTACTAAGGGAACTAGAACAACCTATACTTGGAAATCTGGAACCAATACGAATTTGTCTGCTGGTCGGCATACTTTGACTGCAGTAGTAACTTATCCAGATGGAAGTACGGATGAAGTAGAGATTCCGATTGAGATTCGCCCTCAGACACCTAGAATTGAGGAACGTTTCCTTAACGAAAAAGGTGGTCTCACAAATCAAGCGATTACGGTAGATGGAGTGACTCCAGGTGGGACTGTTACTCTTACAATTGCAGGGGAAACATTCACCAAACAAGCAACGGGGAGTTCTACCAGTGTAACCTTTACTGCAACTGACTTGAAGAAAGTATATGATCGCAATGGAGGACGACTTCCAAGTGGACCAGTGACTGCAAGTACGACTGTGGATGGTTTGGTTTCAGATACATTTAATGGGCAAATCACGCCAAATCAAGCGTCAATTTCAGTAAGTAATAGCCAGTCTGCTTCAGCGAGTTCGAGCCAATCAGCATCAGTAAGTTCGAGCCAGTCAGCTTCGGTAAGTGCTAGCCAATCAGCATCAGTAAGTTCAAGTCAATCAGCATCAGTAAGTTCGAGCCAATCAGCGTCCGTAAGCTCCAGCCAATCTGCGTCAGCCAGCGCTAGCCAGTCAGCTTCAGCTAGCTCGAGCCAATCTGCATCAGTAAGCTCAAGCCAGTCAGCATCAGTAAGTTCGAGTCAGTCCGCATCAGTAAGCTCCAGCCAATCTGCTTCAGTAAGCTCGAGTCAATCCGCTTCAGTGAGTGCGAGCCAGTCAGCCTCAGTGAGTGCTAGTCAATCTGCGTCTGTAAGTTCAAGCCAGTCGGCTTCTGCAAGTTCGAGTCAATCCGCCTCAGCGAGCTCCAGCGAATCGGCTTCAGTAAGTGCCAGCCAGTCTGCGTCCGTAAGCTCAAGCCAGTCTGCCTCAGTAAGTTCAAGCGAATCAGCATCAGTAAGTTCGAGTCAATCGGCTTCAGCGAGTGCTAGCCAATCCGCATCATTGAGTGCAAGTGAGTCAGCCTCAGTAAGTGCTAGTCAGTCCGCTTCAGTAAGCTCGAGCCAATCTGCATCTGCAAGTTCGAGTCAATCAGCCTCAGTAAGCGCCAGCGAATCCGCTTCAGTAAGTGCTAGTCAATCTGTTTCAGTAAGTTCGAGCCAATCAGCATCTGTAAGTTCGAGCCAGTCCGCTTCATTGAGTGCGAGTCGATCAGCTTCAGTGAGTGCCAGTCAATCAGCGTCTGCAAGTGCCAGTCAATCCGCTTCAGCGAGCGCTAGTCAATCTGCGTCGGCAAGTTCGAGTCAGTCAGCGTCAGTGAGTGCAAGTCAGTCAGCTTCAGTAAGCTCCAGTGAATCTGCATCGGTTAGCTCAAGTCAGTCAGCTTCAGCGAGCGCAAGTCAATCAGCCTCAGTAAGTTCAAGCGAATCAGCCTCAGCGAGCGCTAGTCAGTCTGCATCAGTAAGTGCCAGTCAATCCGCATCCGTAAGCTCAAGTCAATCAGCGTCCGTAAGCTCGAGCCAGTCAGCTTCAGTGAGTGCGAGCCAATCCGCTTCAGCAAGTGCCAGCCAATCAGCATCTGTAAGCTCCAGCCAATCAGCTTCAGCGAGTTCGAGCCAGTCCGCGTCAGCGAGCTCCAGCCAATCTGCCTCAGCAAGCTCCAGCCAGTCAGCCTCAGTCAGCTCGAGCCAATCCGTATCAGTAAGCGCAAGTCAGTCCGCATCAGCCAGCGCTAGCCAGTCTGCCTCAGTCAGCTCGAGTCAATCCGCTTCAGTAAGCTCTAGTCAATCTGCGTCGGCAAGTTCGAGCCAATCCGCTTCAGCGAGCGCAAGTCAATCCGCCTCAGTAAGTTCAAGCGAATCCGCCTCAGCGAGCGCAAGTCAATCCGCTTCAGCGAGCGCAAGTCAATCAGCATCAGTGAGCGCAAGTCAGTCTGCGTCCGTAAGCTCAAGCCAATCTGTCTCAGTAAGCTCGAGTCAATCCGCCTCAGTAAGTTCAAGCCAATCTGCTTCAGTTAGCGCTAGCCAGTCAGCCTCAGTCAGCTCGAGTCAATCCGCATCAGTAAGCGCAAGTGAGTCAGCCTCAGTAAGCTCCAGTGAATCCGCTTCAGTCAGCTCGAGCCAATCTGCATCATTGAGTGCTAGTCAATCGGCTTCAGCCAGCGCAAGCCAGTTTGCATCAGTCAGCGTTAGCCAATCAGCATCGGTCAGCTCAAGCCAATCCGCCTCAGTGAGCGCTAGCCAATCAGCGTCAGTGAGCGCTAGCCAATCAGCATCGGTCAGCTCAAGCCAATCCGCCTCAGTGAGCGCTAGCCAATCAGCGTCAGCGAGTGCCAGCCAGTCAGCTTCAGTAAGCTCCAGCCAATCTGCTTCAGCGAGCTCGAGCCAGTCTGCATCAATAAGCACAAGTGAATCTGCTTCAGCGAGCGCAAGTGAGTCAGCATCTGCAAGTTCGAGTCAATCTGCCTCATTGAGTGCTAGTCAATCTGCCTCAGTAAGTTCAAGCCAGTCAGCATCTGCAAGTTCGAGTCAATCCGCCTCAGCTAGCTCCAGCGAATCGGCATCAGCCAGTGCGAGTCGATCAGCCTCAGTCAGCGCAAGTGAGTCAGTTTCCGTAAGTGCTAGTCAATCGGCATCAGCCAGCGCAAGTGAGTCAGCATCTGCAAGTGCCAGCCAATCAGCATCTGCAAGCTCCAGCCAGTCAGCTTCGGTAAGCTCAAGCCAATCCGCTTCAGTAAGCTCAAGCCAGTCAGCATCTGCAAGTGCAAGTGAATCCGCTTCGGCAAGTTCGAGTCAATCTGCTTCGGTAAGCACAAGCGAATCCGCTTCAGTGAGTGCGAGCCAGTCAGCCTCAATAAGCGTTAGTCAATCCGCTTCAGTGAGTGCTAGCCAATCCGCTTCAGTCAGCTCGAGCCAATCTGCGTCTGCAAGTTCGAGTCAGTCCACTTCAGCGAGCGTTAGTCAGTCAGCATCAGTAAGCTCGAGTCAATCAGCGTCTGTAAGCTCAAGTCAGTCTGCTTCGGCAAGTTCGAGTCAATCTGCTTCGGTAAGCACAAGCGAATCCGCTTCAGTGAGTGCGAGCCAGTCAGCCTCAATAAGCGTTAGTCAATCTGTTTCAGTAAGCTCCAGCCAATCCGCTTCATTGAGTGCCAGTCAATCAGCGTCAGTGAGCTCTAGTCAATCCGCATCAGCGAGCGCTAGCCAATCTGCTTCAGTAAGTTCGAGCCAATCCGCATCATTGAGTGCAAGTGAGTCAGCATCAGCGAGCGCCAGCCAGTCAGCCTCAGCCAGCGCGAGCCAATCAGCATCTGCAAGTGCGAGCCAGTCTGCTTCGGTAAGTTCTAGTCAGTCAGCCTCAGCCAGCGCAAGTCAATCCGCCTCAGTAAGTTCAAGCGAGTCAGCCTCAGCGAGCGCTAGCCAATCAGCCTCAGTGAGTGCCAGTCAGTCTGCATCTGCAAGTTCGAGTCAGTCAGCTTCAGTCAGCGCTAGTCAGTCAGCTTCAGTCAGCGCTAGTCAGTCAGCTTCAGTCAGCGCTAGTCAATCCGCCTCAGTAAGTTCAAGCCAATCTGCTTCAGTTAGTGCTAGCCAGTCCGCCTCAGTAAGCGCAAGTCAATCAGCCTCAGTAAGTTCAAGCGAATCAGCCTCAGCGAGCGCAAGCCAATCCGCTTCAGCGAGCTCAAGTCAATCCGCCTCAGTGAGCGCAAGTCAGTCTGCCTCAGTAAGCTCGAGTCAATCTGCATCATTGAGTGCAAGTGAATCTGCATCAGCGAGCTCGAGTCAATCAGCGTCAGTGAGCTCGAGCCAGTCAGCGTCTGTAAGCTCCAGTCAATCGGCTTCATTGAGTGCAAGTCAATCGGCATCTGTAAGCACAAGTCAGTCTGCATCGATCAGCTTCAGCCAGTCTGCCTCAGCGAGCTCGAGCCAGTCTGCTTCGGTGAGTGCCAGTCAATCAGCTTCATTGAGCTCGAGCCAGTCAGCCTCAGCAAGTTCGAGTGAGTCAGCCTCAGTAAGCTCCAGTCAGTCAGCGTCTGCAAGTTCAAGTCAATCGGCTTCATTGAGTGCAAGCCAATCCGCTTCAGCCAGCGCGAGCCAGTCTGCCTCAGTCAGCGCGAGCCAGTCAGCTTCAGTAAGTTCGAGTGAATCTGCATCTGTAAGCTCAAGTCAATCGGCATCAGTAAGCTCAAGCGAATCGGCTTCATTGAGTGCTAGTCAGTCTGCATCAGCGAGCGCAAGTGAGTCAGCCTCAGTAAGCTCGAGCCAATCAGCGTCTGTAAGCACCAGTGAATCTGCTTCAGTCAGCGCAAGTGAGTCAGCCTCAGTCAGCACAAGTGAGTCTGTATCGGCAAGTTCGAGTCAATCCGCTTCAACAAGTACTTCAACTTCTGCAAGTATGCTAGCAGCCGAGTTAGCATTGGAAAGTGCTTCAATCTCAGCAAGTACATCAGTGAGCGAATCTATTTCAACGAGCGCATCACTCTCAGCTAGCATGTTAGCCAGTGAATCGACTCTAGAAAGTGCTTCGATTTCAGCAAGTATATCAGTGAGCGAGTCAATGTCGATTAGTACTAGTCTCTCGGCTTCAGATTCTATTAGTGGATCTGCGTCAGCAAGTGCTCTGGTATCTACTTCAACA
This window of the Streptococcus sp. D7B5 genome carries:
- a CDS encoding peptide chain release factor 3, whose protein sequence is MTIQEEIKKRRTFAIISHPDAGKTTITEQLLYFGGEIREAGTVKGKKTGTFAKSDWMDIEKQRGISVTSSVMQFDYDGKRVNILDTPGHEDFSEDTYRTLMAVDAAVMVVDSAKGIEAQTKKLFEVVKHRGIPVFTFMNKLDRDGREPLDLLQELEEVLGIASYPMNWPIGMGKAFEGLYDLYNQRLELYKGDERFASLEEGDQLFGSNPFYAQVKDDIELLQEAGNEFSEEAILAGELTPVFFGSALTNFGVQTFLETFLKFAPEPHGHKKTDGEIVDPYDKDFSGFVFKIQANMDPRHRDRIAFVRIVSGEFERGMSVNLPRTGKTAKLSNVTQFMAESRENVTNAVAGDIIGVYDTGTYQVGDTLTVGKNKFEFEPLPTFTPEIFMKVSAKNVMKQKSFHKGIEQLVQEGAIQLYKNYQTGEYMLGAVGQLQFEVFKHRMEGEYNAEVVMSPMGKKTVRWIKPEDLDERMSSSRNILAKDRFDQPVFLFENDFALRWFADKYPDVELEEKM